A genome region from Macrotis lagotis isolate mMagLag1 chromosome 4, bilby.v1.9.chrom.fasta, whole genome shotgun sequence includes the following:
- the DNAJA4 gene encoding dnaJ homolog subfamily A member 4 isoform X3 produces MARGGAPQSWPAGEAETRPGSPEPEAKMVKETEYYDILGVKPSAAPEEIRKAYRRLALKYHPDKNPDEGEKFKLISQAYEVLSDAKKREIYDQGGEQAIKEGGTTSGSFSSPMDIFDMFFGGGGRMTRERRGKNVVHQLSVSLEDIYNGVTRKLALQKNVICDKCEGIGGKKGSVEKCPLCKGRGMQIHIQQIGPGMVQQIQTVCLECKGQGERINPKDQCKNCNGCKVVREKKIIEVHIEKGMKDGQKIMFHGEGDQEPELEPGDVIIVLDQKDHGIFQRRGHDLIMKMKIQLTEALCGFKKTIKTLDNRTLVITSKPAQVSKSSFLEACHRSLLLKPSTSSPVG; encoded by the exons ATGGCCCGGGGCGGCGCGCCGCAGAGCTGGCCCGCGGGGGAGGCGGAGACGCGGCCCGGGAGCCCCGAGCCCGA GGCCAAGATGGTGAAGGAGACGGAGTACTACGACATCCTGGGGGTGAAGCCCAGCGCCGCCCCGGAGGAGATCAGGAAGGCCTACCGCCGCCTGGCGCTCAAGTACCACCCGGACAAGAACCCGGACGAGGGCGAAAAG ttTAAACTCATCTCCCAAGCTTATGAAGTACTTTCAGatgcaaagaaaagggaaatttatGACCAGGGTGGGGAACAGGCTATTAAAGAAGGAGGCACAACAAGCGGCAGCTTCTCGTCACCCATGGATATTTTTGACATGTTCTTTGGCGGTGGAGGACGGATGactagagagagaagag GCAAGAATGTCGTGCATCAGTTGTCTGTATCGCTTGAAGACATATATAATGGAGTCACAAGGAAACTAgcactccagaaaaatgtaatTTGTGACAAATGTGAAG GAATTGGTGGGAAAAAAGGATCTGTTGAAAAATGCCCCCTCTGTAAAGGGAGAGGAATGCAAATTCACATCCAGCAGATTGGGCCAGGAATGGTCCAGCAGATTCAAACAGTGTGTCTTGAATGTAAAGGCCAAGGTGAACGGATTAACCCCAAGGACCAGTGTAAGAACTGTAATGGCTGCAAAGttgtaagagagaaaaaaattatagaagttCACATAGAAAAAG GTATGAAAGATGGACAAAAGATTATGTTTCATGGAGAAGGAGATCAGGAGCCTGAGCTGGAGCCTGGTGATGTCATCATTGTGCTTGATCAGAAGGATCATGGTATCTTCCAGAGAAGAGGTCATGACttgataatgaaaatgaaaattcagcTCACTGAAGCTTTGTGTGGCTTCAAAAAGACCATCAAAACACTGGACAATCGAACTCTTGTTATAACTTCAAAGCCAG